One stretch of Bombina bombina isolate aBomBom1 chromosome 7, aBomBom1.pri, whole genome shotgun sequence DNA includes these proteins:
- the BRK1 gene encoding protein BRICK1 yields the protein MACQEDPVQREIHQDWANREYIEVITSSIKKIADFLNSFDMSCRSRLATLNEKLTALERRIEYIEARVTKGETLT from the exons ATGGCTTGCCAGGAGGATCCTGTGCAGAGGGAGATCCATCAGGACTGGGCGAATCGAGAGTACATCGAGGTGATCACTAGCAGCATCAAGAAAATAGCTGACTTCCTCAACTCCTTCG atATGTCGTGTCGGTCCAGGTTGGCGACTCTaaatgaaaaactgacagctttGGAAAGACGAATTGAATACATAGAAGCAAGG GTCACTAAAGGTGAAACGCTCACATGA